GACGAACCGCGCTCATGCCCGGGACCCGGCGAATTCGTCATACACCGCGCGCAGCAGCGTTTCGAAGCGCGCCGCGGCCGCGGTTCGGCGGCCGGCGATCAGGTCGCCCCAGGCCGCGAACGGAATGACTTCGTGGTCGTACTCGAGGGTACAGGAGCGCGCCATCAGGTTCACCCGCAACGACACCACTCCCGGCATCCGTTCGAGCAGGCCCTGGACGCGCGCCAGCTGCGCCCGCCCCGGGACATCGGCGATGAGTTCGGGGTCGTCGACGCGCAGGCGGATGCGCCCCGGGATGTGGTGTGCGATGCGCACGCGGCCGAGGCCGTCGCGCAAGGTTTCGAATGCAGGCATGAACAGGACTCCGAAGCACCCGGAAGCCCCCACGGCGGAGCCGGATGCAGTGCGCACCCGGCCCTTCGGCAGAGGTTTCCTTCGAGCGCGCGGTACCTGGCTGGCAGTTGCAATCCGGGCAAGGCTGGCTACGCGTAGCCGCGACATCGTTTCAAACAACTCGTTTCCGACAACTGCTGCGCGCCTCATCCCCGTTCGGGGCCACTGTGGCGGCGGCGCTGCCGAATCCTATCTTAGGCCACGGGGCCGGGGTTGTGACCCAGATCAAGGGCGGTGCGGCACCGCCTGCCCGGCGGGCGGAACCCGTCCTCGCGGAACGCTGCCCGCCATCCTACACTCCCAGCAACGAGTGCCGCAGCCACGCGGC
The window above is part of the Thauera aromatica K172 genome. Proteins encoded here:
- a CDS encoding heavy-metal-associated domain-containing protein — protein: MPAFETLRDGLGRVRIAHHIPGRIRLRVDDPELIADVPGRAQLARVQGLLERMPGVVSLRVNLMARSCTLEYDHEVIPFAAWGDLIAGRRTAAAARFETLLRAVYDEFAGSRA